In Apium graveolens cultivar Ventura chromosome 10, ASM990537v1, whole genome shotgun sequence, the following are encoded in one genomic region:
- the LOC141692653 gene encoding receptor-like protein 39 has protein sequence MKNIFSYLLLLMPFFQILLVYDITSVSGQCLDNQRSLLLHLVEGLAFDASVSRKLVTWKQSTEDCCKWEGVICNISSGHVIGLELDGESINAGINSSSSLYKFQYLQRLNLANNNFNATEIPSGLFNLTSLTYLNLSNCGFSGQISEGLSRMTRLNILDLSTVYVSGKSSLKVENPNLEVIVQNLKELTQLYLDGVNLTTQANNWSLVISSSLPNLRVLSLSNSHISGPIDPSIERLRHLSHLRLDQNNLNATVPEFLANLTSLKVLQLSSCNLNGMFPKRILEIPTLDVLDLSDNKRLQGSLPEELPENGSLQTLVLRFTNFSGMLPQSIGNLASLSRIEISNCNFSGRIPDSISNLKRLVRLEFSYNNLSGPIPSLKNSTNLTYLDLSNNRLSGTIASRYFQANLNLVTVDLGFNVFSGGIPSSLFALQSLQKFTLSQNQFSGLLPNFTNATWSQLDTLDLSGNNLSGSIPNSFFELKWLKILSLSANRLSGSLQLKTVQRLENLTYLDLSYNNLFIKTFHNSSEEALLPKFSTLRLASCKLKSFPNLENQSRLNVLDLSDNQISGVIPSWIWNLGNRTLMYLNLSQNQLVSIEEPFAIAKLSVLDLHSNKLTGRIPVPPKTAAYVDYSANSFSSSISPDFAKNLALAYFFSVSNNKLTGSIPDTICEALYLQVLDLSSNRLSGPAPSCLFGQGESLVVLNLGNNNLSGHINGSFLENSGLKTLDLHANNIEGSIPRSLSNWTNLEVLNMGNNHINDTFPCFLKNSSTLRVLVLRFNHFHGDIRCVNPKNSWPNLQIIDIASNNFTGKVPPNSFLNWKAMLGNKDSSQGEIDHLRYKVLKFNNFYYQDTVTVTYKGLDVELVKILTIFNSIDISCNQFEGNIPETIGRLKNLYLLNLSHNALTGSIPASLGNLKQLESLDFSVNNLSGRIPEELTSLTFLSFLNLSYNQLTGHIPVGSQFSTFEEGSYKGNDGLCGSPLRRKCSGPSLAPNEHPVDSNSSFDWPVIFIGIGFGLGAAIILGPLMFLQTGHWLDEYIDKFTDYFLQNSRKTCDRYEVPEEGLVNPVYPNHENGIAGVFRGRYCLRCSELNMLRQNVVHDPKCMCHYSTLITIIARKIITSG, from the exons ATGAAAAATATATTCAGTTATTTGCTTTTGTTGATGcccttcttccaaatcttgctGGTCTATGACATAACTTCAGTTTCAGGCCAATGTCTAGACAATCAAAGATCATTGTTGCTTCATCTAGTGGAAGGTTTAGCGTTCGATGCATCGGTGTCAAGAAAGCTTGTAACTTGGAAGCAAAGCACTGAAGATTGCTGCAAATGGGAAGGTGTAATTTGCAATATAAGTTCTGGTCATGTTATTGGCTTGGAACTGGATGGAGAGTCAATCAATGCTGGAATCAATAGTTCAAGTAGTCTATACAAATTTCAGTATCTTCAGAGACTGAATTTGGCCAATAACAACTTCAATGCTACAGAGATTCCATCAGGTTTGTTTAATCTCACGAGTCTGACATATCTGAATTTGTCAAATTGTGGATTTTCTGGCCAAATTTCGGAAGGACTTTCGCGAATGACAAGATTAAATATTCTTGATCTGTCTACTGTTTATGTATCTGGAAAATCTTCATTAAAAGTTGAGAATCCAAATTTAGAAGTGATAGTTCAAAACCTCAAAGAGCTTACTCAGTTGTACTTGGATGGTGTGAACCTGACAACTCAGGCAAACAATTGGTCTCTTGTAATTTCATCTTCACTGCCTAATTTGAGAGTACTGAGCTTGTCAAATAGTCATATTTCAGGCCCTATTGATCCTTCAATCGAAAGACTTCGGCATCTTTCACATTTACGTTTGGATCAGAACAATCTCAATGCTACAGTTCCGGAATTTTTGGCAAACTTAACAAGTTTAAAAGTTTTGCAGCTCAGTTCTTGCAATTTGAATGGAATGTTTCCAAAAAGGATCCTAGAAATACCGACACTAGACGTTCTAGATTTGTCAGACAACAAAAGGTTACAAGGTTCTTTGCCAGAAGAATTGCCCGAAAATGGATCATTGCAAACCTTGGTTCTCAGGTTTACAAATTTTTCAGGTATGTTACCGCAGTCTATTGGTAACCTGGCATCATTGTCTAGGATTGAGATATCAAATTGCAATTTTAGTGGCAGAATTCCTGATTCAATAAGCAACCTCAAGAGACTTGTTCGGTTAGAATTCTCATACAACAATTTAAGTGGTCCTATCCCATCTTTAAAGAATTCAACGAATCTCACCTATTTAGATCTTTCCAATAACAGATTATCAGGTACAATAGCTTCCAGATACTTTCAAGCAAATCTTAATCTGGTAACAGTTGATCTGGGATTCAATGTGTTCAGCGGGGGGATTCCATCATCTTTATTCGCTCTCCAATCCTTGCAAAAGTTTACGCTTTCCCAAAATCAGTTTAGTGGTTTACTGCCCAATTTTACCAATGCTACATGGTCCCAATTGGACACACTTGATTTAAGTGGCAACAATTTGAGTGGTTCTATTCCGAATTCCTTTTTTGAACTGAAATGGTTGAAAATCCTCTCCCTGTCTGCTAACAGATTGTCTGGCTCATTGCAGCTCAAAACTGTTCAGAGACTTGAAAACCTTACCTATCTTGATCTTTCCTACAATAATTTGTTCATTAAAACATTTCATAATAGTTCAGAAGAGGCTCTGCTTCCCAAGTTCAGCACATTGAGATTGGCTTCGTGCAAGCTAAAATCCTTCCCCAATCTAGAAAACCAATCAAGATTAAATGTATTAGACCTTTCAGACAACCAGATTAGCGGGGTAATACCAAGTTGGATATGGAATCTGGGGAATAGAACTCTCATGTATTTAAATTTATCTCAGAACCAGTTAGTGAGCATTGAAGAACCTTTTGCTATTGCTAAATTAAGCGTCCTTGACTTGCATTCTAACAAACTAACTGGCAGAATTCCAGTACCGCCTAAAACTGCTGCATATGTGGATTATTCTGCAAACAGTTTCAGCTCTTCAATTTCTCCTGATTTTGCCAAAAACCTTGCTTTGGCTTATTTCTTTTCCGTTTCTAACAACAAGTTGACAGGATCCATCCCTGACACCATATGCGAAGCTCTTTACCTTCAAGTTCTTGATCTGTCCAGTAATAGATTAAGTGGACCGGCACCATCATGCTTATTTGGGCAGGGAGAATCGCTTGTTGTACTGAATCTTGGGAATAATAATCTTAGTGGACATATCAATGGTTCATTTCTTGAAAATTCTGGTTTGAAAACTCTGGATCTGCATGCAAACAATATAGAAGGAAGTATTCCTAGATCTCTGTCCAACTGGACTAACTTGGAGGTCTTGAACATGGGGAACAACCACATAAATGATACGTTTCCATGTTTTCTAAAAAATTCTTCCACTTTGAGAGTTCTCGTTCTGCGATTCAACCACTTTCATGGAGACATACGGTGTGTAAATCCAAAGAACAGTTGGCCAAACCTTCAAATCATTGACATAGCTTCCAATAACTTTACAGGTAAGGTGCCTCCGAATTCATTTCTGAATTGGAAAGCGATGCTAGGAAACAAAGACAGTTCACAAGGAGAGATCGATCACCTGCGTTATAAGGTATTGAAGTTCAATAACTTTTATTATCAGGACACTGTGACAGTGACATACAAAGGGCTAGACGTGGAGCTTGTCAAGATTTTAACAATCTTCAACTCCATTGACATCTCTTGCAACCAGTTTGAAGGAAATATACCAGAAACAATTGGAAGACTTAAAAATCTTTACCTTCTCAACTTATCACACAATGCTCTTACAGGCTCTATTCCAGCATCACTAGGAAATTTGAAGCAACTTGAATCTTTAGACTTTTCGGTGAACAATCTAAGTGGAAGGATCCCCGAGGAGCTCACAAGTCTAACCTTTCTTTCCTTTTTGAACTTGTCATATAATCAACTCACTGGACATATTCCAGTTGGATCTCAATTTTCAACCTTCGAAGAAGGGTCTTACAAAGGAAATGACGGATTATGTGGAAGTCCATTAAGAAGAAAATGTTCCGGACCATCCTTAGCACCAAATGAACATCCAGTTGATTCAAACTCGTCTTTTGATTGGCCAGTCATTTTTATTGGTATAGGATTTGGACTGGGAGCAGCCATTATTCTCGGGCCTCTTATGTTTTTGCAAACTGGACATTGGTTGGATGAATATATCGACAAATTCACAGATTATTTTCTCCAAAATTCCAGAAAAACATGTGATCGCTATGAAGTTCCAGAAGAGGGTCTCGTAAATCCAGTTTACCCAAATCACGAAAATGGGATTGCAGGAGTGTTTAGAGGAAGGTACTGTTTGCGGTGCTCAGAACTAAACATGTTAAGGCAGAACGTCGTTCATGACCCAAAATGCATGTGCCATTACTCAACACTG ATCACAATCATCGCAAGGAAGATCATAACAAGTGGCTGA
- the LOC141693275 gene encoding ammonium transporter 2-like → METPGAYEAHLPSVPPWLNKGDNAWQLTASTLVGLQSMPGLVIIYASIVKKKWAVNSAFMALYAFAAVLICWILVCYRMAFGDKLLPFWGKGAPALGQKFLLRRAKVPESTQYYENGSVESPAIEPFFPMASLVYFQFTFAAITVILLGGSVLARMNIRAWIAFVPLWLIFSYTVGAFSLWGGGFLFHWGVIDYSGGYVIHLSSGTAGLVAAYWVGPRSKSDRERFPPNNVLLMLAGAGLLWMGWSGFNGGAPYAASIDASMAVINTNICAATSLLVWTSLDVFYFGKPSVVGAVQGMMTGLVCITPGAGVVQAWAAIVMGLLSGCIPWYTMMILHKKSIFLQKVDDTLGVFHTHAVAGLLGGLLTGLLAEPDLCRLILLVKDSRGAFYGGKGGAQFLKQIVAALFIMGWNIISTTIILLTIGLFIPLRMSEDELMIGDDAAHGEEAYALWGDGEKYDPTKHGNWNGSLLFMEQPQTSGYTNAATAAPPARGGTIDL, encoded by the exons ATGGAAACTCCAGGAGCATACGAGGCACACCTCCCCTCAGTTCCTCCATGGCTAAACAAAGGAGACAATGCATGGCAACTAACAGCATCAACTCTCGTAGGCCTTCAGTCAATGCCTGGCCTAGTTATCATTTACGCGAGCATTGTCAAGAAAAAATGGGCAGTTAACTCTGCTTTCATGGCGCTTTACGCCTTTGCTGCGGTCCTCATATGTTGGATCCTTGTTTGCTATCGCATGGCCTTTGGCGACAAACTTCTTCCATTTTGGGGTAAAGGTGCACCTGCTTTAGGCCAAAAATTTCTCCTCAGGCGAGCTAAAGTACCCGAAAGCACACAATATTATGAAAATGGCTCTGTTGAATCGCCTGCTATCGAGCCTTTTTTTCCTATGGCATCTTTGGTTTACTTTCAGTTTACATTTGCTGCAATTACAGTGATTTTGTTAGGTGGTTCCGTGTTGGCTCGGATGAATATTCGGGCCTGGATTGCTTTCGTGCCACTTTGGCTAATTTTTTCGTATACGGTTGGGGCTTTTAGTCTCTGGGGAGGTGGATTTCTCTTTCATTGGGGTGTTATTGATTATTCGGGAGGTTACGTTATTCATCTTTCGTCCGGAACCGCTGGTTTAGTTGCTGCTTATTGG GTGGGACCTAGGTCGAAAAGCGATAGAGAAAGATTTCCACCAAACAATGTGTTGTTGATGCTTGCCGGAGCAGGGCTGCTGTGGATGGGTTGGTCAGGGTTTAACGGGGGAGCACCTTACGCTGCAAGCATCGACGCGTCAATGGCGGTTATAAACACCAACATATGTGCAGCTACGAGCCTTCTTGTGTGGACTAGTTTAGATGTGTTCTATTTTGGAAAGCCTTCTGTTGTTGGAGCTGTTCAAGGGATGATGACAGGACTTGTATGCATCACACCAGGAGCAG GTGTAGTGCAAGCTTGGGCAGCTATAGTGATGGGATTGCTATCAGGTTGCATTCCGTGGTACACCATGATGATTCTTCACAAAAAGTCCATCTTTCTACAAAAG GTGGATGATACACTAGGTGTTTTTCACACACATGCAGTAGCAGGCCTATTAGGTGGGCTTCTAACTGGGCTACTAGCTGAGCCAGATCTTTGCAGGCTCATATTACTAGTAAAGGACTCGAGGGGTGCATTTTATGGGGGCAAAGGTGGTGCTCAATTTCTGAAACAAATAGTTGCAGCCCTGTTCATTATGGGATGGAACATTATTTCCACAACAATTATTCTTCTAACTATAGGACTGTTTATTCCTCTCCGAATGAGTGAAGATGAGCTCATGATCGGCGACGATGCAGCCCATGGTGAGGAAGCCTATGCGCTCTGGGGCGATGGAGAAAAATATGACCCGACCAAACACGGTAACTGGAATGGATCATTGTTATTTATGGAACAGCCACAAACTTCTGGTTATACTAATGCTGCTACTGCAGCCCCCCCTGCTAGAGGCGGAACTATCGATTTGTAG